In one Pseudomonas purpurea genomic region, the following are encoded:
- a CDS encoding folate-binding protein YgfZ produces MADSAFFCTLSHEGVLAVRGADASKFLQGQLTCNLNYLSDTQASLGARCTQKGRMQSSFRILLEGDGVLLAMASELLEPQLADLKKYAVFSKSKLTDESAAWVRFGLSEADAALSALGLDLPQDTDSVARNSALIAIRVSPGRTELWVPADQASTVKDVLAAQLNAAELNQWLLGQVRAGIGQVMPGTRELFIPQMLNLQAVGGVSFKKGCYTGQEIVARMQYLGKLKRRLYRLQLDTSELPEPGTLLFSPTHGSSIGEVVIAARAEQHIELLAVLQAEAAESGDVHLGELEGPGLQLLDLPYQLDRDREIQR; encoded by the coding sequence ATGGCTGATTCCGCTTTTTTCTGCACCCTGTCCCACGAAGGCGTTCTCGCCGTCCGCGGCGCTGACGCCAGCAAGTTCCTTCAGGGGCAATTGACCTGCAACCTCAATTACCTGAGCGACACCCAGGCCAGCCTCGGCGCCCGCTGCACGCAGAAGGGCCGCATGCAGTCGAGCTTTCGCATCCTGCTTGAAGGGGACGGCGTTCTGTTGGCGATGGCCAGCGAACTGTTGGAGCCGCAACTGGCGGACCTGAAAAAATACGCGGTGTTCTCCAAGTCCAAGCTGACCGATGAAAGCGCTGCATGGGTGCGTTTCGGCCTGTCGGAGGCTGACGCTGCCCTGTCAGCCCTTGGCCTCGACCTGCCTCAAGACACCGATTCGGTTGCACGCAACAGCGCTTTGATCGCCATTCGCGTATCGCCCGGTCGCACCGAGCTGTGGGTGCCAGCCGATCAGGCATCAACCGTGAAAGACGTACTGGCGGCGCAGTTGAACGCAGCCGAGCTGAATCAATGGCTGTTGGGCCAGGTTCGCGCCGGTATCGGCCAGGTCATGCCGGGCACCCGTGAGCTGTTTATTCCGCAAATGCTCAACCTGCAAGCCGTGGGCGGCGTGAGTTTCAAGAAAGGTTGCTACACCGGTCAGGAAATCGTCGCGCGCATGCAATACCTGGGCAAGCTCAAGCGCCGGCTGTATCGCCTGCAACTGGACACCAGCGAGTTACCCGAACCCGGCACACTGCTGTTTTCGCCGACACACGGCAGTTCGATTGGCGAAGTCGTGATCGCCGCTCGCGCCGAACAACACATTGAACTGCTTGCCGTGCTGCAAGCCGAAGCCGCAGAGAGTGGCGATGTACACCTCGGCGAACTCGAAGGCCCTGGCCTGCAACTGCTCGATCTGCCTTATCAACTGGATCGCGATCGCGAGATCCAGCGTTAA
- a CDS encoding succinate dehydrogenase assembly factor 2, translating to MVEDVELNRLYWHSRRGMLELDVLLVPFVKEVYPHLNEVDRACYVKLLECEDQDMFGWFMERAESQDPELQRMVRMILDRVQPK from the coding sequence ATGGTCGAAGATGTTGAACTGAACCGCCTCTACTGGCACAGCCGCCGCGGCATGCTTGAGCTTGACGTGTTGCTGGTGCCATTTGTGAAAGAGGTCTATCCGCACCTCAACGAGGTTGACCGCGCTTGCTACGTCAAGCTGCTTGAATGCGAAGATCAGGACATGTTCGGCTGGTTCATGGAGCGTGCCGAATCGCAAGACCCTGAGCTGCAGCGCATGGTTCGCATGATTCTGGACCGTGTTCAGCCCAAGTAA
- a CDS encoding protein YgfX, with translation MFSPSNAFECRWQASRQLLAAYLLAQLFALGSLYLLDIPFWASLFGAALCLLHGFWVLPRQILLTHPASFSGLRRDADGWQLWNRQSGWQPVQLRPDSLALPLVVVLRFRLHGERRVRALCVPRDAQAADVHRRLRVRLTFSRHRWAAPE, from the coding sequence GTGTTCAGCCCAAGTAACGCGTTTGAATGCCGCTGGCAGGCCTCACGGCAACTGCTGGCGGCGTATCTCCTCGCTCAGCTGTTCGCGCTGGGTTCGCTTTACCTTCTTGATATTCCCTTCTGGGCAAGCCTGTTCGGCGCGGCGCTCTGCCTGCTCCATGGCTTTTGGGTTCTGCCGCGACAAATTCTGCTGACCCATCCTGCGTCGTTCAGTGGTCTGCGACGCGACGCCGATGGCTGGCAGCTATGGAATCGACAGTCAGGCTGGCAGCCGGTGCAACTGCGCCCCGACAGCCTAGCGCTACCGTTGGTCGTCGTGTTGCGTTTTCGTCTGCACGGTGAGCGGCGAGTGCGGGCCCTCTGCGTCCCGCGTGATGCGCAGGCGGCGGATGTGCACCGACGCCTGCGGGTTCGCCTCACGTTCAGTCGTCATAGGTGGGCGGCACCAGAATAG
- the nadB gene encoding L-aspartate oxidase, whose amino-acid sequence MSQQFQHDVLVIGSGAAGLSLALTLPGHLRIAVLSKGDLANGSTFWAQGGVAAVLDDTDTVESHVDDTLNAGGGLCHEDAVRFTVEHSKEAIQWLIDQGVPFTRDEQSGTEDGGFEFHLTREGGHSHRRIIHAADATGAAIFKTLLAQARQRSNIELLEQRVAVDLITEKRLGLDGDRCLGAYVLNRGTGEVDTYGARFVILASGGAAKVYLYTSNPDSACGDGIAMAWRSGCRVANLEFNQFHPTCLYHPLAKSFLITEALRGEGAHLKLPNGERFMQRFDPRAELAPRDIVARAIDHEMKRLGIDCVYLDISHKPESFIKTHFPTVYERCLEFSIDITKQPIPVVPAAHYTCGGVMVDQQGRTDVPGLYAIGETSFTGLHGANRMASNSLLECFVYARSAAADILEQLPQIAIPIALPAWDASQVTDSDEDVIIAHNWDELRRFMWDYVGIVRTNKRLQRAQHRVRLLLDEIDEFYSNYKVSRDLIELRNLAQVAELMIRSAMERKESRGLHYTLDYPNMLPEALDTILVPPTYDD is encoded by the coding sequence ATGAGCCAACAGTTTCAACACGATGTTCTGGTGATTGGCAGCGGTGCTGCCGGCTTGAGTCTTGCGCTGACCCTACCCGGTCACCTGCGCATTGCTGTCCTGAGCAAAGGCGACCTCGCCAACGGTTCGACATTCTGGGCCCAGGGCGGTGTCGCAGCCGTACTGGATGACACCGACACCGTTGAGTCTCACGTCGACGATACGCTCAATGCCGGTGGCGGCCTGTGCCACGAAGATGCCGTGCGCTTTACCGTCGAGCACAGCAAAGAAGCCATTCAATGGCTGATCGACCAGGGCGTGCCGTTCACCCGCGATGAACAGTCCGGCACCGAAGACGGTGGTTTCGAGTTTCACCTGACCCGCGAGGGCGGTCATAGCCATCGACGCATCATCCACGCCGCGGACGCGACTGGCGCAGCGATTTTCAAGACACTGCTCGCCCAGGCCCGCCAACGCTCGAACATCGAGCTGCTGGAACAACGCGTCGCTGTCGATCTGATCACCGAAAAACGCCTGGGCCTGGACGGCGATCGTTGCCTCGGCGCCTATGTGCTCAATCGCGGCACGGGCGAAGTCGACACCTATGGCGCACGCTTCGTGATTCTAGCCTCCGGCGGCGCGGCAAAAGTCTATCTGTACACCAGCAACCCAGATAGCGCCTGCGGCGATGGCATCGCCATGGCCTGGCGATCCGGTTGCCGGGTGGCGAACCTGGAGTTCAACCAGTTCCACCCCACGTGCCTGTACCACCCGCTGGCCAAGAGTTTCTTGATCACCGAAGCCCTGCGTGGCGAAGGGGCACACTTGAAACTGCCCAATGGCGAACGCTTCATGCAGCGCTTCGATCCACGCGCCGAACTGGCGCCACGGGACATCGTGGCGCGGGCCATCGACCATGAAATGAAACGCCTGGGCATCGACTGTGTGTACCTGGACATCAGCCACAAGCCCGAGTCCTTCATCAAGACGCACTTCCCGACGGTGTACGAGCGCTGCCTGGAATTTTCCATCGACATCACCAAACAACCCATTCCGGTAGTGCCCGCCGCGCACTACACCTGCGGCGGCGTGATGGTCGACCAACAGGGCCGCACCGACGTTCCGGGCCTGTATGCCATTGGCGAAACCAGTTTCACCGGCCTGCACGGCGCCAACCGCATGGCCAGCAACTCGCTGCTGGAGTGTTTCGTCTACGCCCGTTCGGCGGCGGCAGACATTCTGGAGCAACTGCCCCAGATCGCCATCCCCATCGCCCTGCCCGCCTGGGACGCCAGCCAGGTTACCGACTCTGACGAGGACGTGATCATTGCGCACAACTGGGACGAGCTTCGGCGATTCATGTGGGACTACGTGGGCATCGTGCGCACCAACAAGCGCCTGCAACGGGCACAGCATCGCGTTCGCCTGTTGCTGGACGAAATCGACGAGTTCTACAGCAACTATAAAGTCAGCCGGGATTTGATCGAATTGCGCAACCTGGCTCAGGTCGCCGAGCTGATGATCCGCTCGGCAATGGAGCGCAAGGAAAGCCGCGGCCTGCATTACACCCTCGATTACCCGAACATGCTGCCAGAGGCGCTGGACACTATTCTGGTGCCGCCCACCTATGACGACTGA
- the rpoE gene encoding RNA polymerase sigma factor RpoE, whose translation MLTQEEDQQLVERVQRGDKRAFDLLVLKYQHKILGLIVRFVHDTHEAQDVAQEAFIKAYRALGNFRGDSAFYTWLYRIAINTAKNYLVSRGRRPPDSDVSTEDAEFYDGDHGLKDLESPERALLRDEIEGTVHRTIQQLPEDLRTALTLREFDGLSYEDIASVMQCPVGTVRSRIFRAREAIDKALQPLLQES comes from the coding sequence ATGCTAACCCAGGAAGAGGATCAGCAGCTGGTCGAGCGTGTTCAGCGCGGCGACAAGCGTGCATTTGATCTGCTCGTGCTGAAATACCAGCACAAAATTCTCGGGTTGATCGTGCGTTTCGTGCACGACACCCATGAAGCCCAGGATGTTGCACAGGAAGCCTTTATCAAGGCTTACCGTGCACTTGGTAATTTTCGCGGAGACAGTGCGTTTTATACGTGGCTATACCGCATCGCCATCAACACGGCGAAAAACTATCTGGTTTCACGCGGCCGTCGGCCGCCGGATAGCGATGTCAGTACCGAAGATGCAGAGTTCTATGATGGCGATCATGGCCTCAAGGATCTTGAATCGCCGGAGCGAGCATTGCTGCGGGATGAGATCGAAGGCACCGTCCATCGAACCATTCAGCAACTGCCAGAAGATTTGCGTACGGCGTTAACTTTACGTGAATTCGATGGTCTGAGTTACGAGGACATTGCGAGCGTCATGCAGTGTCCGGTGGGTACCGTGCGCTCCCGGATTTTCCGCGCTCGGGAAGCCATCGATAAAGCCCTGCAGCCGTTGTTGCAGGAAAGCTGA
- a CDS encoding RseA family anti-sigma factor produces MSREALQESLSAVMDNEADELELRRVLNAFDDVETRETWARYQVARAVMHKDLLLPRLDIAAAVSAALADEAVPAKVSRGPWRSLGRLAVAASVTVAVLAGVRLYNQDEIAGVELAQQSTQPGLAVPQVKGPAVLAGYNESSQATGPMANGVLQGQPGWHDQRLPSYLRQHAQQAALKGTESALPYARAASLENR; encoded by the coding sequence ATGAGTCGTGAAGCCCTGCAGGAATCGCTGTCCGCAGTGATGGATAACGAAGCGGACGAACTGGAATTGCGTCGGGTATTGAATGCCTTCGACGATGTAGAAACTCGCGAGACCTGGGCCCGTTACCAAGTCGCACGGGCTGTTATGCACAAGGATTTGTTGCTGCCTCGTCTGGACATCGCTGCGGCCGTTTCGGCTGCGCTGGCTGACGAAGCCGTGCCGGCAAAAGTTTCCCGCGGTCCATGGCGCAGCCTGGGTCGTCTGGCGGTGGCTGCTTCGGTGACTGTTGCGGTGTTGGCCGGTGTGCGTCTGTACAACCAGGACGAGATTGCCGGTGTCGAACTGGCACAGCAATCCACCCAGCCTGGCCTGGCCGTTCCACAAGTTAAAGGCCCTGCGGTTTTGGCCGGCTACAATGAGAGTTCGCAAGCCACAGGCCCAATGGCCAATGGCGTACTGCAAGGTCAGCCAGGTTGGCACGATCAGCGTCTGCCAAGCTACTTGCGCCAACATGCTCAACAAGCTGCGCTCAAAGGCACTGAAAGCGCGTTGCCTTACGCTCGTGCAGCCAGTCTGGAAAACCGTTAA
- a CDS encoding MucB/RseB C-terminal domain-containing protein: MRAIPLLSLLLGGWFAVPAYADEAQDWLNRLGQAEQQQSFQGTFVYERNGSFSTHNIWHRVQDGKVRERLLQLDGSAQEVVRIDGHTQCVSGTLVAGLGDTPNSSARALDPQKLKNWYELAVIGKSRVAGRPAVIVSLTPRDQHRYGFELHLDSQTGLPLKSLLLNEKGQLLERFQFTQFDTADVPSDADLQASPDCKVVALDADKAAAVKTAQVWHSDWLPPGFELASSSAHKDPETKTQVSSLMYDDGLARFSVFLEPLNGATVTDTRTQLGPTVAVSRRLTTPEGEMMVTVVGEIPIGTAERIALSMRSGNTTAKQ; encoded by the coding sequence ATGCGCGCCATACCTCTACTTTCGCTTCTGCTCGGTGGCTGGTTTGCTGTTCCAGCCTACGCCGATGAAGCCCAGGACTGGTTGAACCGTCTAGGGCAGGCTGAGCAACAGCAAAGCTTTCAAGGCACTTTCGTCTACGAGCGCAACGGTAGTTTCTCTACCCACAACATCTGGCATCGTGTCCAGGATGGCAAGGTCCGTGAGCGTTTGCTCCAGCTTGACGGGTCGGCTCAGGAAGTCGTACGCATTGATGGGCATACTCAATGCGTCAGCGGCACCCTGGTTGCGGGGTTGGGTGATACGCCAAACTCCTCTGCTCGTGCGCTTGATCCACAAAAGCTCAAGAATTGGTATGAGCTTGCCGTCATTGGCAAGTCGCGTGTGGCCGGGCGTCCGGCCGTTATTGTGTCGTTAACGCCACGTGATCAACACCGTTATGGCTTTGAGCTGCATCTGGATAGCCAGACCGGTTTGCCATTGAAGTCATTGCTGCTCAACGAAAAAGGCCAGTTGCTGGAGCGTTTCCAGTTTACTCAGTTTGATACTGCCGACGTTCCTTCGGATGCCGATCTTCAGGCCAGCCCTGACTGTAAGGTGGTTGCGCTGGACGCAGACAAGGCAGCTGCGGTGAAAACGGCTCAGGTCTGGCATTCGGACTGGTTGCCGCCCGGCTTCGAGTTGGCCAGCAGTTCCGCGCACAAGGATCCCGAAACCAAAACGCAGGTCAGCAGCCTGATGTATGACGACGGTCTGGCGCGTTTTTCGGTGTTCCTCGAGCCTCTCAATGGCGCGACGGTGACCGACACCCGTACTCAGTTGGGCCCGACGGTTGCGGTTTCCCGTCGTCTGACGACCCCTGAAGGCGAGATGATGGTCACGGTGGTGGGCGAGATTCCGATTGGCACCGCTGAGCGAATTGCGCTGTCCATGCGTTCCGGCAACACGACGGCCAAGCAGTGA
- a CDS encoding DegQ family serine endoprotease: MSIPRLKSYLSIIAAVLVLGQTVAAQAADLPDFTQLVEQASPAVVNISTTQKLPDRKVSDQMPDLEGLPPMLREFFERGMPPQGRPPRGDRQREAQSLGSGFIISPDGYILTNNHVIADADEIIVRLADRSELKAKLIGTDPRSDVALLKVEGKDLPVLKLGKSQDLKAGQWVVAIGSPFGFDHTVTQGIVSAVGRSLPNDNYVPFIQTDVPINPGNSGGPLFNLAGEVVGINSQIYTRSGGFMGVSFAIPIDVAMDVSNQLKSGGKVSRGWLGVVIQEVNKDLAESFGLEKPAGALVAQIQDGGPAAKGGLLVGDVILSMNGQPIVMSADLPHLVGALKSGAKADLEVIRDGKRKHVELTVGAIPEEGKELDALPKSGVERSSNRLGVAVVELTDEQKKTFDLKGGVVIKEVQDGPAALIGLRPGDVITHLNNQAIDSTKEFMDIAKALPKNRSVSMRVLRQGRASFITFKLAE; encoded by the coding sequence ATGTCGATACCACGTTTGAAGTCCTATTTATCCATCATTGCCGCCGTGCTAGTGCTCGGTCAGACGGTCGCAGCCCAGGCGGCCGATTTGCCTGACTTTACGCAATTGGTCGAGCAGGCCTCGCCTGCCGTGGTGAACATCAGTACCACGCAGAAACTTCCGGACCGCAAGGTCTCCGATCAGATGCCGGACCTGGAAGGCCTGCCTCCGATGTTGCGCGAGTTTTTCGAGCGCGGGATGCCGCCACAAGGGCGTCCGCCGCGCGGCGATCGTCAGCGTGAAGCACAGTCGCTGGGCTCGGGTTTCATCATCTCGCCAGATGGTTACATCCTGACCAACAACCATGTGATCGCCGATGCCGATGAAATCATCGTGCGTCTTGCCGATCGCAGTGAGTTGAAAGCCAAGTTGATCGGTACTGATCCGCGCTCCGATGTGGCGTTGCTCAAGGTCGAGGGCAAGGATCTGCCGGTGCTCAAGCTGGGCAAATCCCAGGATCTGAAAGCCGGGCAGTGGGTGGTGGCAATCGGTTCGCCATTTGGCTTTGACCATACCGTGACCCAGGGGATCGTCAGCGCCGTTGGTCGTAGCCTGCCGAACGACAACTATGTGCCGTTCATCCAGACCGACGTGCCGATCAATCCGGGTAACTCGGGTGGTCCGCTGTTCAACCTGGCCGGTGAAGTGGTCGGGATCAACTCGCAGATCTACACCCGTTCCGGCGGCTTTATGGGCGTGTCGTTCGCCATTCCAATCGACGTTGCCATGGACGTCTCCAATCAGCTCAAAAGCGGTGGCAAGGTCAGTCGTGGCTGGCTGGGTGTGGTGATCCAGGAAGTGAACAAGGATCTCGCCGAGTCCTTCGGTCTGGAAAAACCGGCCGGTGCGCTGGTTGCACAGATCCAGGATGGCGGCCCGGCAGCCAAGGGTGGCTTGCTGGTGGGTGACGTGATTCTGAGCATGAACGGTCAGCCGATTGTCATGTCTGCCGATTTGCCGCACCTGGTTGGCGCGCTGAAGTCGGGTGCCAAGGCAGATCTTGAAGTGATTCGTGACGGTAAGCGCAAGCATGTCGAGTTGACGGTCGGCGCTATCCCGGAAGAAGGCAAAGAGCTGGATGCGCTGCCAAAATCCGGTGTTGAGCGCAGCAGTAATCGCTTGGGCGTGGCAGTGGTCGAGTTGACCGATGAGCAGAAGAAAACCTTCGACCTCAAAGGTGGCGTGGTCATCAAGGAAGTTCAGGACGGTCCTGCTGCCCTGATCGGCCTGCGTCCGGGTGACGTCATCACTCACCTGAACAATCAGGCCATCGACTCGACCAAGGAGTTCATGGACATCGCCAAGGCGCTGCCGAAGAACCGTTCCGTCTCGATGCGGGTTCTGCGTCAGGGGCGTGCGAGTTTCATCACGTTCAAGCTGGCTGAGTAA
- a CDS encoding M48 family metalloprotease encodes MTFLRPTLLTLACLLASPGFADDLPSLGDASSAIVSPQQEYQLGRAWLAMLRSQVSQLNDPQLKDYVESSVYKLVETSQVTDRRLEFILINSPQLNAFAAPGGIVGVNGGLFLNAQTEGEYASVLAHELAHLSQRHFARGVEAQQRMQVPMMAALLAGIVIAAAGAGDAGIATIAGTQAAAIQEQRRFSRQNEQEADRIGILNLEKAGYDPRSMPTMFERLMRQYRFDAKPPEFLLTHPVTESRIADTRNRAEQAKPGGIEDSMRYQLIRARVQLIYEETPGLGAKRFRAQLDENPKNDVARYGLAIAQIKGGQLNEARENLKQLLAKSPNEIIYNLAQVDLDITNNRLPDAQSRVDRMLTQYPGNYPLNQVRVDLLLKQNRPADAEKALEALLKTRPDDPDVWYMVAETRGLSGNIIGLHQARAEYFALVGDYRQAIQQLDFAKRRAGSNFPLSSRIDARQRELMEQERMVKDMMG; translated from the coding sequence ATGACTTTTCTGCGCCCTACCCTGCTGACGCTCGCTTGCCTGCTCGCCTCACCAGGCTTCGCCGACGACTTGCCGTCACTCGGTGATGCCAGTTCAGCCATCGTCTCGCCACAGCAGGAATACCAATTGGGCCGCGCCTGGCTCGCGATGCTGCGCAGCCAGGTGTCACAACTCAACGATCCCCAGCTCAAGGATTACGTCGAATCCAGCGTCTATAAACTGGTGGAGACCAGCCAGGTCACCGACCGGCGCCTGGAATTCATCCTGATCAACAGCCCGCAACTCAACGCCTTCGCCGCCCCTGGCGGGATTGTCGGGGTCAACGGCGGCTTGTTTCTGAACGCCCAGACAGAAGGCGAATACGCCTCGGTACTGGCTCACGAACTGGCTCACCTGTCGCAACGCCACTTCGCCCGGGGCGTTGAAGCCCAGCAGCGCATGCAGGTGCCGATGATGGCTGCCCTGCTGGCCGGTATCGTCATCGCCGCGGCCGGTGCCGGGGACGCGGGCATCGCAACCATTGCCGGTACGCAGGCGGCCGCCATCCAGGAACAACGGCGCTTCTCACGGCAGAACGAGCAGGAAGCCGACCGTATCGGCATCCTCAACCTGGAAAAGGCCGGTTACGACCCGCGCTCGATGCCCACCATGTTTGAACGGTTGATGCGCCAGTATCGCTTCGACGCCAAGCCACCGGAATTCCTGTTGACTCACCCGGTTACCGAATCCCGGATTGCCGACACCCGCAACCGCGCCGAACAGGCGAAACCGGGCGGCATAGAGGACAGCATGCGCTATCAGTTGATCCGCGCGCGGGTTCAACTGATCTACGAAGAAACCCCAGGCCTGGGCGCCAAGCGCTTTCGCGCCCAACTCGATGAAAACCCGAAAAACGATGTGGCGCGTTATGGCCTGGCGATTGCCCAGATCAAGGGCGGCCAATTGAATGAGGCACGTGAGAACCTCAAGCAACTGCTGGCCAAGTCTCCCAACGAAATCATCTACAACCTGGCGCAGGTCGACCTGGACATCACCAACAATCGCCTGCCCGATGCGCAGTCTCGCGTTGACCGGATGCTCACGCAGTACCCAGGCAACTATCCGCTGAATCAGGTCCGTGTTGATTTGCTGCTCAAGCAGAACCGTCCGGCTGACGCCGAGAAAGCGCTTGAAGCGCTGCTCAAGACGCGCCCTGACGATCCGGACGTCTGGTACATGGTGGCAGAAACCCGCGGCCTGTCCGGCAACATCATCGGCCTGCACCAGGCTCGCGCCGAATACTTCGCACTGGTCGGCGACTACCGTCAGGCCATCCAGCAACTGGACTTCGCCAAACGCCGTGCGGGCAGCAACTTCCCGCTGTCGTCACGCATCGACGCCCGACAAAGAGAGCTCATGGAACAAGAGCGCATGGTCAAGGACATGATGGGCTGA
- a CDS encoding sulfurtransferase TusA family protein: protein MTDAVEHDAELDASGLNCPLPLLKAKLELNRLASGAVLKVTATDAGSQRDFRTFARLAGHTLLREEDDAGVYRYWLKKA from the coding sequence ATGACCGACGCTGTAGAGCATGACGCCGAACTGGACGCCAGCGGTTTGAATTGCCCGCTGCCACTGCTCAAGGCCAAGCTGGAACTCAATCGCCTGGCCAGCGGTGCGGTGCTCAAAGTGACCGCCACTGACGCCGGTTCCCAGCGCGATTTCCGCACCTTTGCCCGTTTGGCCGGTCATACGCTGCTTCGCGAAGAAGATGACGCCGGTGTTTATCGCTACTGGCTGAAAAAGGCCTGA
- a CDS encoding AI-2E family transporter, which produces MFKVLRDWIQRYFSDEEAVVLAVLLILAFTAVLTLGGMLAPVLAGMVLAYLMQGLVVTLERLRVPGGVAVGLVFALFMGLLLVFIVVVVPLLWHQLITLFNELPGMLGKWQSLLLLLPERYPHLVSDEQVLQAIEVARGEIGKFGQWALTFSLSSLPLVVNIMIYLVLVPILVFFFLKDRVMIGQWVRGYLPRERALITRVAQEMNRQIANYIRGKVMEMFICGGVTYIAFVALGLNYAALLALLVGVSVVVPYVGAVVVTVPVLLIALFQWGWSDQFIYLMAVYGIIQTLDGNVLVPLLFSEAVNLHPVAIICAVLLFGGLWGFWGVFFAIPLATLFKAVLDAWPRKEPIVAPLL; this is translated from the coding sequence ATGTTTAAAGTGTTGCGCGACTGGATCCAGCGTTACTTCTCCGATGAAGAGGCGGTGGTGCTGGCGGTGCTGTTGATTCTGGCCTTCACGGCAGTGCTCACCCTGGGCGGCATGCTTGCGCCCGTGCTGGCGGGGATGGTGCTGGCTTACCTGATGCAAGGTCTGGTCGTGACGCTGGAGCGTTTGCGCGTGCCCGGCGGCGTGGCGGTCGGGCTGGTGTTCGCGCTGTTCATGGGCCTGTTGCTGGTGTTCATCGTGGTGGTTGTGCCGTTGCTCTGGCATCAATTGATTACGTTGTTCAACGAGCTGCCGGGGATGCTCGGCAAGTGGCAATCGCTGTTGTTGCTGTTGCCGGAGCGTTATCCGCATCTGGTGTCTGATGAGCAGGTGTTGCAGGCGATTGAAGTCGCGCGCGGCGAAATCGGCAAATTCGGACAGTGGGCGCTGACCTTTTCACTCTCCAGCCTGCCGCTGGTGGTGAACATCATGATCTATCTGGTGTTGGTGCCGATCCTGGTGTTTTTCTTTCTCAAGGACCGGGTGATGATCGGTCAGTGGGTGCGTGGCTACTTGCCCCGTGAGCGCGCGCTGATTACACGGGTCGCCCAGGAGATGAATCGGCAGATCGCCAATTACATTCGCGGCAAGGTCATGGAGATGTTCATTTGCGGCGGCGTGACCTATATCGCTTTCGTCGCACTGGGGCTCAACTATGCGGCATTGCTGGCGCTGCTGGTCGGCGTGTCGGTGGTGGTGCCCTATGTCGGGGCGGTGGTGGTGACCGTGCCGGTGCTGCTGATTGCGTTGTTCCAGTGGGGCTGGAGCGATCAGTTCATCTATTTGATGGCGGTGTACGGGATCATTCAGACCCTGGATGGCAACGTACTGGTGCCGCTGCTGTTCTCCGAAGCGGTGAACCTGCATCCAGTGGCGATCATCTGCGCGGTGCTACTGTTCGGCGGGCTGTGGGGCTTTTGGGGGGTGTTCTTCGCAATACCGTTGGCGACCCTGTTCAAGGCCGTGCTGGATGCCTGGCCGCGCAAGGAGCCGATTGTCGCGCCGCTGCTGTAG
- a CDS encoding peroxiredoxin produces the protein MAVAIDQPVADFEAPATSGQTVSLAALKGRQVVIYFYPKDSTPGCTTEGQGFRDQYAQFQAANTDVFGVSRDSLKSHENFKCKQAFPFELISDKDEAICQLFDVIKLKKLYGKEYLGVDRSTFLIDKDGVLRQEWRGVKVPGHVDAVLAAAQALNKA, from the coding sequence ATGGCCGTTGCTATCGACCAACCCGTCGCCGACTTCGAAGCGCCTGCCACCAGCGGGCAGACTGTCAGCCTGGCAGCCCTGAAAGGCCGGCAAGTGGTGATTTACTTCTATCCGAAGGACAGCACGCCGGGTTGCACCACAGAAGGCCAGGGCTTTCGCGATCAGTACGCGCAGTTCCAGGCGGCCAATACCGACGTGTTCGGCGTGTCCCGCGACAGCCTGAAGTCCCACGAGAACTTCAAGTGCAAACAAGCGTTCCCGTTCGAGCTGATCAGCGACAAGGACGAGGCCATCTGCCAATTGTTCGATGTCATCAAGCTGAAAAAGCTCTATGGCAAGGAATACCTGGGCGTGGATCGCAGCACTTTCCTGATCGACAAGGACGGCGTGCTGCGTCAGGAATGGCGCGGCGTGAAGGTGCCCGGCCATGTGGATGCGGTTCTGGCGGCAGCTCAGGCACTGAACAAAGCCTGA